From the Syngnathoides biaculeatus isolate LvHL_M chromosome 10, ASM1980259v1, whole genome shotgun sequence genome, one window contains:
- the ccdc66 gene encoding coiled-coil domain-containing protein 66 isoform X5: MYLGDGLLFEIQNGKPKLIVLNHTVERNLVTNSLRPRPACSGQLFCAKDVRAQRRAGQRPAAPRGPKTQAADNGASFGSGGAGDRTRGGQTASKTRVAVVSKAAPKKSERQKSRSTSDDGAAVPSERWAAMSDQKSGPTGSTDPPEDQGPRAVTTLRICHGFQTASQDRPVTEEHGASSQHVHHTLEEKEGQGGGGELDEDRAGPDQTATNGNSPQKDDRCRSQGGVLGWLERRTVDDKASVEAKKAQWRQQLDEQVALKQQQRCSTSVKLQAEQEPGSECSVHPAGRRKEQPAAIRSSLRLGAVTPMEETLASQRREEQKRLWLEDLDRQRQETSQRRMREKMLLSQNEDHELWAAHFDSLQRKHPAGGTQAPPTAPSSDRKASPGSSLTWDPFGRCEVQVGVDPAKSSYHRSMTALLDPVQMEERERRRLKQLEQQRDIRAQVEEQRRHKLREEARRRAEDREEERRVAQERDALLGRYRQEQREQRKEPEVSDDTAGHNPTRRVHSAARIKSVVGANEVAECTKEQPEKNHDDGGVKESVGACVSSPAATATEKKDTAVQTDAPPPPVRAEPPQTPPNCRNRAGKENVQKGRVGAGAVGGDSYEAFARTEEKRRPEWNTRRPSRRFVPASERYPAPLQRSRQESRLKRQEEILGLQDRNCPPVNRQRPGTRRETRIVASRPRSDNAESTGNGASANTERGRSPLIPQPSLQFIPYIRTDDVVHLDPAETPTPHTHTVALSCAPPPDISPADVVTLRSTQRQQEILRGLAQLRQGLLEKQRELVSDLRGHDDKRPPPTKC; the protein is encoded by the exons ATGTACCTCGG AGACGGCCTGTTGTTTGAAATTCAAAATGGAAAACCCAAGTTGATTGTGCTTAACCACA CTGTCGAAAGGAATCTTGTCACG AATTCCCTCAGACCTCGTCCGGCCTGCTCCGGGCAGCTGTTCTGCGCAAAGGATGTGCGGGCGCAACGTCGGGCGGGGCAGCGCCCGGCGGCTCCGAGAGGCCCCAAGACTCAGGCGGCAGACAATGGAGCCTCCTTTGGGTCCGGCGGGGCGGGGGACAGAACACGAGGCGGTCAGACGGCCTCCAAAACACGGGTGGCAGTCGTAAGCAAAGCTGCACCCAAG AAGTCCGAGCGGCAGAAAAGCAGGTCCACTTCTGACGATGGAGCAGCTGTACCGTCCGAAAGATGGGCTGCCATGTCTGACCAGAAGTCGGGACCGACGGGATCGACGGACCCGCCGGAAGACCAAGGACCGAGAGCCGTGACGACACTTCGCATATGCCACGGATTCCAGACCGCGAGCCAGGACCGTCCCGTAACAGAGGAGCACGGCGCGTCCAGTCAACATG TACATCACACACTCGAGGAAAAAGAAGGACAAGGAGGCGGAGGAGAGCTGGACGAGGACAGAGCAGGACCGGATCAAACCGCAACAAATGGAAATTCACCTCAGAAAGACGACAG ATGTAGGTCTCAAGGCGGTGTTTTGGGCTGGCTGGAGCGGCGCACCGTTGACGACAAAGCGTCCGTGGAGGCGAAGAAGGCGCAGTGGAGGCAACAACTAG ATGAGCAGGTGGCGCTGAAGCAGCAACAGCGTTGTTCAACCTCAGTCAAACTGCAG GCAGagcaagaaccaggaagtgagtGTTCTGTTCATCCGGCGGGCCGCCGCAAAGAGCAGCCGGCAGCAATCAGGTCCAGCCTCAGGCTCGGG GCGGTGACTCCGATGGAGGAGACTTTGGCCTCGCAGAGGCGAGAGGAGCAGAAACGGCTTTGGCTGGAGGATCTGGACCGACAGAGGCAAGAGACGAGCCAACGGAGGATGCGCGAGAAGATGCTGCTCAGTCAG AACGAAGATCACGAGCTGTGGGCCGCGCACTTTGACTCGCTACAGCGCAAACATCCTGCTGGGGGGACTCAAGCTCCGCCCACTGCGCCATCCAGCGACCGGAAGGCGTCACCCGGCTCGTCCCTGACGTGGGATCCTTTCGGCCGCTGTGAAGTCCAAGTCGGCGTGGACCCCGCCAAGAGCAG CTATCATCGGAGCATGACGGCCCTGCTGGACCCCGTCCAGATGGAGGAACGCGAGAGGAGGCGGCTCAAGCAGCTGGAGCAGCAG AGAGACATCCGGGCTCAGGTGGAGGAGCAGAGGCGGCACAAGCTCCGAGAAGAGGCCAGAAGGAGGGCCGAGGACcgagaggaggagaggagagtCGCGCAGGAGAGGGACGCGCTCCTCGGGAGGTACCGGCAGGAGCAGCGCGAGCAACGCAAGGAACCGGAGGTCAGCGACGACACGGCTGGACACAACCCGACACGCCGAGTCCACAGCGCTGCACGAATAAAGTCGGTAGTGGGCGCAAATGAAGTAGCCGAGTGCACAAAA GAGCAGCCGGAGAAGAATCACGATGATGGAGGAGTGAAGGAGTCGGTTGGTGCGTGTG TGTCAAGCCCAGCTGCGACTGCAACGGAGAAGAAAGACACAGCTGTGCAGACTG ACGCACCCCCCCCTCCTGTCAGAGCAGAGCCCCCCCAGACTCCTCCGAACTGCAGGAACAGAGCAGGGAAGGAGAACGTGCAGAAGGGTCGCGTGGGCGCAGGAGCCGTCGGAGGAGACTCCTATGAGGCCTTCGCCAGGACGGAGGAAAAAAGGAGGCCCGAGTGGAACACACGCAG GCCCAGCCGGCGCTTCGTCCCCGCGTCCGAGCGCTACCCGGCGCCGTTGCAGAGGAGCCGACAGGAGAGCAGACTCAAGAGGCAGGAGGAGATCCTCGGCCTGCAGGACAGAAACTGCCCGCCCGTAAACCGACAGCGGCCGGGTACCCGGCGGGAGACTCGGATCGTCGCGAGTCGGCCTCGAAGCGACAAC GCGGAATCTACCGGTAACGGCGCAAGTGCGAATACGGAAAG GGGGCGCTCTCCTCTCATTCCGCAACCCTCCCTCCAGTTCATCCCTTACATCCGCACCGATGACGTTGTCCACCTGGACCCCGCCGAGACGCCCactcctcacacacatacag TAGCGCTGAGCTGCGCGCCGCCTCCTGACATCTCCCCTGCGGATGTCGTCACCCTGCGCAGCACACAGCGGCAGCAGGAGATCCTCAGAGGCCTGGCTCAGCTACGACAG GGTTTGCTTGAGAAGCAGAGGGAGCTGGTGAGTGACCTCCGAGGTCACGACGACAAGCGTCCGCCGCCCACCAAATGTTAG